In the Sphaerodactylus townsendi isolate TG3544 linkage group LG10, MPM_Stown_v2.3, whole genome shotgun sequence genome, one interval contains:
- the NPY2R gene encoding neuropeptide Y receptor type 2 isoform X1, translating into MLQNVPKTGEGQRVSSQKGANEKLQGRQRGNMGPMDGAKTKGNQTNLSKMELYARMNSLDFTIPYSDLSADSERGLKDSTKMMEVQIILICAYSTIILLGLLGNTLVIHVVIKFKNMRTVTNFFIANLAVADLLVNTLCLPFTLIYTLQGEWKLGPVLCHLVPYAQGLAVQVSVVTLTVIALDRHRCIVYHLESKISKQISFVIIGVIWVGSALLASPLAIFREYFSIDISQDVKMIVCAEGWQREGKINYGTIYSVSMLLIQYVLPLVIISYAYIRIWSKLKNHVSPGAGNDHYHQRRQKTTKMLVCVVLVFALCWLPFHLFQLVSDIYSKVLDLDEYKLIYTLFHVIAMCSTFANPILYGWMNTNYRTVFLTAFQCEQRLDSIHPESSPAFKTKKNLEVKEKNCNGSPFSQPTNV; encoded by the exons ATGCTCCAAAATGTTCCAAAAACAGGCGAAGGGCaaagagtgagctcacaaaaagGCGCCAATGAGAAACTgcaaggaaggcagagag GGAACATGGGGCCAATGGATGGAGCCAAGACCAAAGGGAACCAAACAAACCTATCTAAAATGGAGCTATATGCGAGAATGAACTCGTTGGACTTCACCATACCTTACAGTGATCTGTCCGCGGACTCTGAAAGAGGACTGAAGGACAGCACCAAGATGATGGAGGTACAGATCATCCTCATCTGTGCCTATAGTACTATTATCTTGCTAGGTTTGCTGGGCAACACATTGGTGATTCACGTAGTCATCAAGTTCAAGAATATGCGCACTGTGACTAACTTCTTCATTGCCAACTTGGCTGTGGCTGATCTGCTAGTGAACACACTCTGCCTACCTTTTACCTTAATTTATACATTACAGGGAGAATGGAAGCTTGGTCCAGTGCTATGTCACCTAGTGCCTTATGCCCAAGGTCTTGCCGTGCAGGTATCTGTAGTTACTTTGACTGTGATAGCCTTGGATAGGCACCGGTGCATTGTGTATCACTTGGAAAGCAAAATCTCTAAGCAAATCAGCTTCGTTATCATTGGGGTGATCTGGGTTGGCAGTGCTCTGCTGGCaagccccttggccatcttccgGGAATATTTCTCCATTGACATCAGTCAGGATGTCAAGATGATTGTCTGTGCAGAAGGGTGGCAGAGAGAAGGGAAGATAAATTATGGCACGATCTACAGTGTCTCAATGCTCCTGATCCAATATGTCTTGCCTTTGGTCATCATCAGTTATGCCTATATCCGCATTTGGAGTAAGCTAAAAAATCATGTCAGTCCTGGAGCAGGGAATGATCACTACCATCAGAGACGTCAGAAGACGACCAAGATGCTGGTCTGTGTGGTGCTGGTGTTTGCGCTCTGCTGGTTGCCTTTTCACCTCTTTCAACTTGTCAGTGACATTTACAGCAAAGTGTTGGATCTTGATGAGTACAAACTGATCTACACGCTCTTTCATGTTATTGCGATGTGCTCAACTTTTGCCAATCCCATCCTCTATGGCTGGATGAACACCAACTACAGAACAGTTTTTCTGACAGCTTTCCAGTGTGAACAGCGGCTGGATTCTATCCATCCTGAATCATCACCTGCATTTAAAACCAAGAAGAATCTGGAAGTGAAAGAGAAAAATTGCAATGGGTCCCCATTCTCACAGCCTACTAAT GTCTAA
- the NPY2R gene encoding neuropeptide Y receptor type 2 isoform X3 encodes MGPMDGAKTKGNQTNLSKMELYARMNSLDFTIPYSDLSADSERGLKDSTKMMEVQIILICAYSTIILLGLLGNTLVIHVVIKFKNMRTVTNFFIANLAVADLLVNTLCLPFTLIYTLQGEWKLGPVLCHLVPYAQGLAVQVSVVTLTVIALDRHRCIVYHLESKISKQISFVIIGVIWVGSALLASPLAIFREYFSIDISQDVKMIVCAEGWQREGKINYGTIYSVSMLLIQYVLPLVIISYAYIRIWSKLKNHVSPGAGNDHYHQRRQKTTKMLVCVVLVFALCWLPFHLFQLVSDIYSKVLDLDEYKLIYTLFHVIAMCSTFANPILYGWMNTNYRTVFLTAFQCEQRLDSIHPESSPAFKTKKNLEVKEKNCNGSPFSQPTNV; translated from the exons ATGGGGCCAATGGATGGAGCCAAGACCAAAGGGAACCAAACAAACCTATCTAAAATGGAGCTATATGCGAGAATGAACTCGTTGGACTTCACCATACCTTACAGTGATCTGTCCGCGGACTCTGAAAGAGGACTGAAGGACAGCACCAAGATGATGGAGGTACAGATCATCCTCATCTGTGCCTATAGTACTATTATCTTGCTAGGTTTGCTGGGCAACACATTGGTGATTCACGTAGTCATCAAGTTCAAGAATATGCGCACTGTGACTAACTTCTTCATTGCCAACTTGGCTGTGGCTGATCTGCTAGTGAACACACTCTGCCTACCTTTTACCTTAATTTATACATTACAGGGAGAATGGAAGCTTGGTCCAGTGCTATGTCACCTAGTGCCTTATGCCCAAGGTCTTGCCGTGCAGGTATCTGTAGTTACTTTGACTGTGATAGCCTTGGATAGGCACCGGTGCATTGTGTATCACTTGGAAAGCAAAATCTCTAAGCAAATCAGCTTCGTTATCATTGGGGTGATCTGGGTTGGCAGTGCTCTGCTGGCaagccccttggccatcttccgGGAATATTTCTCCATTGACATCAGTCAGGATGTCAAGATGATTGTCTGTGCAGAAGGGTGGCAGAGAGAAGGGAAGATAAATTATGGCACGATCTACAGTGTCTCAATGCTCCTGATCCAATATGTCTTGCCTTTGGTCATCATCAGTTATGCCTATATCCGCATTTGGAGTAAGCTAAAAAATCATGTCAGTCCTGGAGCAGGGAATGATCACTACCATCAGAGACGTCAGAAGACGACCAAGATGCTGGTCTGTGTGGTGCTGGTGTTTGCGCTCTGCTGGTTGCCTTTTCACCTCTTTCAACTTGTCAGTGACATTTACAGCAAAGTGTTGGATCTTGATGAGTACAAACTGATCTACACGCTCTTTCATGTTATTGCGATGTGCTCAACTTTTGCCAATCCCATCCTCTATGGCTGGATGAACACCAACTACAGAACAGTTTTTCTGACAGCTTTCCAGTGTGAACAGCGGCTGGATTCTATCCATCCTGAATCATCACCTGCATTTAAAACCAAGAAGAATCTGGAAGTGAAAGAGAAAAATTGCAATGGGTCCCCATTCTCACAGCCTACTAAT GTCTAA
- the NPY2R gene encoding neuropeptide Y receptor type 2 isoform X2, protein MLQNVPKTGEGQRVSSQKGANEKLQGRQRGNMGPMDGAKTKGNQTNLSKMELYARMNSLDFTIPYSDLSADSERGLKDSTKMMEVQIILICAYSTIILLGLLGNTLVIHVVIKFKNMRTVTNFFIANLAVADLLVNTLCLPFTLIYTLQGEWKLGPVLCHLVPYAQGLAVQVSVVTLTVIALDRHRCIVYHLESKISKQISFVIIGVIWVGSALLASPLAIFREYFSIDISQDVKMIVCAEGWQREGKINYGTIYSVSMLLIQYVLPLVIISYAYIRIWSKLKNHVSPGAGNDHYHQRRQKTTKMLVCVVLVFALCWLPFHLFQLVSDIYSKVLDLDEYKLIYTLFHVIAMCSTFANPILYGWMNTNYRTVFLTAFQCEQRLDSIHPESSPAFKTKKNLEVKEKNCNGSPFSQPTNV, encoded by the exons ATGCTCCAAAATGTTCCAAAAACAGGCGAAGGGCaaagagtgagctcacaaaaagGCGCCAATGAGAAACTgcaaggaaggcagagag GGAACATGGGGCCAATGGATGGAGCCAAGACCAAAGGGAACCAAACAAACCTATCTAAAATGGAGCTATATGCGAGAATGAACTCGTTGGACTTCACCATACCTTACAGTGATCTGTCCGCGGACTCTGAAAGAGGACTGAAGGACAGCACCAAGATGATGGAGGTACAGATCATCCTCATCTGTGCCTATAGTACTATTATCTTGCTAGGTTTGCTGGGCAACACATTGGTGATTCACGTAGTCATCAAGTTCAAGAATATGCGCACTGTGACTAACTTCTTCATTGCCAACTTGGCTGTGGCTGATCTGCTAGTGAACACACTCTGCCTACCTTTTACCTTAATTTATACATTACAGGGAGAATGGAAGCTTGGTCCAGTGCTATGTCACCTAGTGCCTTATGCCCAAGGTCTTGCCGTGCAGGTATCTGTAGTTACTTTGACTGTGATAGCCTTGGATAGGCACCGGTGCATTGTGTATCACTTGGAAAGCAAAATCTCTAAGCAAATCAGCTTCGTTATCATTGGGGTGATCTGGGTTGGCAGTGCTCTGCTGGCaagccccttggccatcttccgGGAATATTTCTCCATTGACATCAGTCAGGATGTCAAGATGATTGTCTGTGCAGAAGGGTGGCAGAGAGAAGGGAAGATAAATTATGGCACGATCTACAGTGTCTCAATGCTCCTGATCCAATATGTCTTGCCTTTGGTCATCATCAGTTATGCCTATATCCGCATTTGGAGTAAGCTAAAAAATCATGTCAGTCCTGGAGCAGGGAATGATCACTACCATCAGAGACGTCAGAAGACGACCAAGATGCTGGTCTGTGTGGTGCTGGTGTTTGCGCTCTGCTGGTTGCCTTTTCACCTCTTTCAACTTGTCAGTGACATTTACAGCAAAGTGTTGGATCTTGATGAGTACAAACTGATCTACACGCTCTTTCATGTTATTGCGATGTGCTCAACTTTTGCCAATCCCATCCTCTATGGCTGGATGAACACCAACTACAGAACAGTTTTTCTGACAGCTTTCCAGTGTGAACAGCGGCTGGATTCTATCCATCCTGAATCATCACCTGCATTTAAAACCAAGAAGAATCTGGAAGTGAAAGAGAAAAATTGCAATGGGTCCCCATTCTCACAGCCTACTAATGTCTAA